The Hordeum vulgare subsp. vulgare chromosome 7H, MorexV3_pseudomolecules_assembly, whole genome shotgun sequence DNA window AGATCTTTCTTACTGAAGgttgtcttttcttctcaggAATTCCTTTCCTTGGTGGTTATGCGGACTTGGGGACACAAAATTGGTGTGAAGTGAACCACAGGGCCTTCATTTCTTATCATCAAGATGGCATGATTGCAGTCATCCTTTTGTTTTACTTATTACTTACTTAGTATATGCTCGTGCAATCATACACTTTAGGATACAATAATGCCACAGTTTTTCTCCAGTAATAATGTAGCATGTTCATGCTTCTGTTGAGCATGAACTATTTCCCACAAACAGAGAGAGAAATCCAAAGCACTTTTTTCGGTAATTTTTGTTACATTGGTGTTGAAGAATAGAAGGTGTTTCTTGTTAAGGAACCATTTGTCTGGTATTTATACCTGTACACCAGCCACGCAAAGCATCACTGTTCTCTGAGAAGAGAGACTGCACCTTCTGTCAACACTATCCTTGCACTCCTGCAGAAAATTTCACTATTCACGGAAACTACCAGAACAATAGAAACATATGATTCTACAGAACTTGATGTCTACGAGTTTATTCCTAATGAGTTTGTTGGTTCTTTTGCTTGACTCTAACCCCTGCACAGCTCTCTCATGGAGGAACAATAGCTTAGTGGATGATATTGGTGTACCGTGTCCAATTTCTCCGCATCCCTTTACTATGTGCAAGTCAGAGGCAGAAGCTTTCGGCTATCCATGTGAAGATCACAAGGTATTAGAGCTCCTATGAATTTACTCCTTGACATCATTTTCGCATTCAAATTTATGCTTCCGTGATAAAATGCTGTCCTCTTGTGAAGTATATTGTCTAAATCTATGGCAGGTCACAACAGAAGATGGATATATTCTTAGTTTAAAAAGGATTCCTCATGGTCATGATACCGATAACTCAACCGGGGATCAGAAGACAAGGCAACCAATACTGCTATTCCACGGGCTTTTTGTGGTAAGGGTGTTATTGGAGAAATCTTGGGCCTCTGAGATTTATGCATAACTGAATCAAATGTCTGGATTGACAGGATGGCGTTTCTTGGCTACTGGGTACACCAGAACAATCACTTGGCTTTATTTTGGCAGACGGTGGGTTTGATGTTTGGCTAGCGAACACTCGTGGAACTAATACCAGCCGCAAACATACATCGCTGTCCCCAAAAAATCCGGTTTTTGTCTCAAACCTAATAAAGAACTCATATGTCGCTAGATTTTTTGCCTATATATAGTATATTGACTAATATTTTTAGGCTTTCTGGGATTGGTCGTGGGACCAAATTGCTGAATATGATCTTCCAGCCGTGCTTGAGTTTGTTTATCACCACACAGGACGTCAAAAAGTCCACTATATCGGTCACTCACTGGTGAGCTTAGATGCCCCTCTTAAATTTTCGATAGGTTAACACTTGGCCTTGAGAAGTATACTGAAGCAATTTTTGCTTTACTTTCTAGGGAACCTTGATTATTCTGGCAGCCTTCTCTGAGCACAAGTTACTACACTTGGTTCGATCAGCTGTGTTGCTCTGCCCAATTGCTTATCTGAGCAGAACTAGATCCGATCTCACCCGGCTTGCTGCTCAAATGTTCCTGGCAGAAGTAAAATACTGTTTAGGCTACTAGTTCTTATTGGAAATCACCACATTTGTAGATTATATGGGACTGATTTATCTCTTCCTTTTTGTCTTCTGCAGGCAGTTTACTTGATAGGTATTCATGAGTTCAATCCTGTTGGGTAGGTATCTTTACTATGACTGCTTATGTGTTTAAGGAGGAATAAAAGGCATTATGTGTGCTTGATTATCAAGTTTGTGCTTGTAGTTTTGTATCTTGCGGTAACTTACTGATTATGAGTAGAGGTGCACGTGTTTATGATTTTCTACTAGGTTGTCGCTGTATGAATTTCATTGTGATGTCAATGTTGGCAACTAAGAATCACATGCTTTTAGACTTTCCATTCCGGTAACAAGTCACAACTCCTAATGTGCTGACTCCAGCCTCAAATATTGACTGCTACAAATGTGCTGCTACATGACAGAAAAGCTGCAGCTGAACTTCTAGCCAAAGTATGTGGCGACCCTACAGTTGACTGCACGGATGTATTTTCTGCTCTTGCAGGTTTTTCCTTTCATAAAATTTTCCAGATCCTAAACAATATTTTACGTTCAGCTAAAGTTGGCCTTGTATCCTACTAATTGTGATTTGCTGATGGTTGAAGGACCGGACTGTTGCCTCAATAAATCTACTACATGTGCCTTCATGCTGCATGCTCCACAGCCTACGTCTGTCAGAAACCTTATTCACTTGTCGCAGAGTAAGAATCACAATCACAAGCTTAAGTTTTTGCTTGTTCAAAGCTCCGGAATGATGTTAACTTTTCTCATCCCGATTTGCATGCAACCAGTGGTCAGAAGCGATGGGATCAGAAGGTACGACTATGGCAATGCCAAGGAAAACATGAAGCATTACAAGATGCCACGCCCTCCGCTGTACAACCTCTCATCCATTCCAACCCATGTCCCGATGCTCCTGACGCATGGCGGCCAGGACTTCCTTGGCGATGTCCCTGACACCAGGCACCTCCTGAGGACGCTGGTCAGAAGCCATGACGCCGATAACATTGAGGTGCAATACTTGCCCGACTACGCTCATGCTGACTTTGTGATAGCCTATAATGCTCCACGCCTCGTATATGAACCGATGGTCGACTTCTTTAAACGTCACTGAGGGTTACTACTTCACGTCTCTTCATGATCAGCTTCAGCTGTAATTTGGTTCCAGCCTATGCAATCGGAACTTCAACTTGCGTATAAGTTGTCAATGTATATGGCCAGTCAAGCCATAGTATATGCCTATATTTATCAGGCTGATCATGCTAGAGAGTAAACTATGATCAAATATATATTCGGTCCCATAGAACCAATTGATCCAGCATATCCTATGTGGTAAGTACGAAAAGTTATATCAGACAATTGTTTGAAGGTCCCAAACTTCTGAAGAAAATGTTGTTGAACCTTCTCAGCTAGTATCTTATTGTTTTCTATTTATGCTGGGTTTTGTGGATGTTCATGTTGTCTTTGTATCTAAAGGCTTAATTAAAGCTGTTGTAAAAAGCGCATTACTCTGTTTGGCAAATCATACTGTTGTGAAAAGCTGTTATACAACTATCAAAAATATATTAAAGTTAGATAGATTACTGTTATAATAGGTTTGATTTGTATGCTTCTTGAACCCTAGTGCCTCGTGAGCCAACCCCGCGGCATGGTGAGGTTAACAATGGCCAGTGGGAAGGCTCAGGTAGATGCGGCATGCGATGATTATGTCCTTCGTTCTGCCCGGTTAGGGTTTACTATGGCACACTTGTGTCCGTGGCTCCTTGGGTTCTCCCAATCCCATTCTTGGCATATTATTGATTGTGGGGATGCTCCATGCCTCATTGGCAGGTATAGCTACCTTGTTCGACAAAGGGAGCCTTGATTGTACACATTATTTGCTTTGTGGCAACGATGCACCATGCATGTGCGGTAAATGATAATCAACTGGATGATTGGTCTGATTTTTTTCATCCAAAGTTGGTTTAGCGAGCAATACCACCCTCAAATGTTCTTGTTCTCGATCCCCCTTTCATGGGGATCAAAGGGATTCTGAAATATCTAGGGGACCTCCTACGCCGGATCAGAAGTTTGCAGGACCAGTTATTTGACTTTTTGTCAAATCTCTTTCTATTTCtaattactttctctgtatttaaATATAATACAATTTTGCAGTTCAACAGAGGAAGTATAAGGTAAATGTTTGCTTGTATGACACAAGAAAGAAATGTATGGTGAAATTTGATTGATCAACAAATTATTTGTTTTGTAAACGCAAATAATGTTTGTAGTCCAACAACAGCGACACAAAAAGTGGCACCAAACCAAACATCCATCTCTACATCTTCAAGTTGCAAGTAGACAACTTGTTGTCTTGCTCCTCCCTTTTCGCTCATTATTCAGCTGCGCCACTACTGAGTCATTGTATGTTGGGATCTTTTTCATCTTTTGTGTATCCTACTCATGGTTCTAGGAAAA harbors:
- the LOC123410850 gene encoding triacylglycerol lipase 2-like; its protein translation is MILQNLMSTSLFLMSLLVLLLDSNPCTALSWRNNSLVDDIGVPCPISPHPFTMCKSEAEAFGYPCEDHKVTTEDGYILSLKRIPHGHDTDNSTGDQKTRQPILLFHGLFVDGVSWLLGTPEQSLGFILADGGFDVWLANTRGTNTSRKHTSLSPKNPAFWDWSWDQIAEYDLPAVLEFVYHHTGRQKVHYIGHSLGTLIILAAFSEHKLLHLVRSAVLLCPIAYLSRTRSDLTRLAAQMFLAEAVYLIGIHEFNPVGKAAAELLAKVCGDPTVDCTDVFSALAGPDCCLNKSTTCAFMLHAPQPTSVRNLIHLSQMVRSDGIRRYDYGNAKENMKHYKMPRPPLYNLSSIPTHVPMLLTHGGQDFLGDVPDTRHLLRTLVRSHDADNIEVQYLPDYAHADFVIAYNAPRLVYEPMVDFFKRH